The following are encoded together in the Thiobacillus sp. SCUT-2 genome:
- a CDS encoding ABCB family ABC transporter ATP-binding protein/permease has protein sequence MHPAVHSHSPPPPPGEPSLRSIGRLFPYLWEFRGRVLLALALLIGAKLASVAVPIVLKDIIDSLNGPRPEVVLPLALIVSYGLLRFASTTFADLRDVVFAKVTQRAMRRISMAVFKHLHGLSLRFHLERQTGGITRDIERGSKALSSLVGYLLFRITPTLLEIVMVAGILFVKLDWVFGVITLVTLAAYIGFTVTITEWRTQFVRRANTLDSEAYGRAIDSLLNYETVKYFGNEKYEAERYDSSLVQWEDMALKSQRSLGLLNAAQAGTIAIGVTLMVLRAANGVVHGTLTLGDLVMVNAFLLQMFQPLSFLGVMYRQIKESITDVERMFQLLQRPREIEDLPDARPLAVRAGEVRFEHVGFAYNPDRPILHDVSFVIPAGRTVAAVGSSGAGKSTLARLLFRFYDVGAGSIRIDGQDLRHVTQDSLRAAIGVVPQDTVLFNDSIYYNIAYGRPDATREEIIEAARAAHILRFIESLPQGWDTVVGERGLKLSGGEKQRVAIARTLLKNPAILVLDEATSALDTQTEKAIQAELLEIARSRTSLIIAHRLSTVVEADEILVMEGGRIVERGCHPELLAKNGVYAHMWALQQQAEEEPA, from the coding sequence ATGCATCCTGCCGTCCACTCCCATTCACCGCCGCCGCCGCCCGGCGAGCCCAGCCTGCGCTCGATCGGCCGTCTCTTCCCCTATCTATGGGAATTCCGCGGCCGCGTGCTGCTGGCCCTGGCCCTGCTGATCGGCGCGAAGCTCGCTTCGGTGGCGGTGCCGATCGTGCTGAAGGACATCATCGATTCGCTGAACGGGCCGCGGCCCGAGGTGGTGCTGCCGCTGGCGCTGATCGTCAGCTACGGCCTGCTGCGCTTCGCCAGCACCACCTTCGCCGACCTGCGCGACGTGGTGTTCGCCAAGGTGACCCAGCGCGCCATGCGCCGCATCAGCATGGCCGTGTTCAAGCACCTGCACGGCCTGTCGCTGCGCTTCCATCTCGAACGCCAGACCGGCGGCATCACCCGCGACATCGAGCGCGGTTCCAAGGCCCTGTCGAGCCTGGTCGGCTACCTGCTGTTCCGCATCACGCCGACCTTGCTCGAGATCGTGATGGTGGCCGGCATCCTGTTCGTCAAGCTCGACTGGGTGTTCGGCGTCATCACGCTCGTCACGCTGGCGGCCTACATCGGCTTCACCGTCACCATCACCGAGTGGCGCACCCAGTTCGTGCGCCGCGCCAACACACTCGATTCCGAGGCTTACGGCCGCGCGATCGACAGCCTGCTGAACTACGAGACGGTGAAGTACTTCGGCAACGAGAAATACGAGGCCGAGCGCTACGACAGCAGCCTCGTGCAGTGGGAAGACATGGCGCTGAAATCGCAGCGTTCGCTGGGGCTGCTGAATGCGGCGCAGGCCGGAACGATCGCCATCGGCGTCACGCTGATGGTGCTGCGCGCCGCCAACGGCGTGGTGCACGGCACGCTGACGCTCGGCGACCTGGTGATGGTCAACGCCTTCCTGCTGCAGATGTTCCAGCCCTTGAGCTTCCTCGGCGTGATGTACCGCCAGATCAAGGAGTCGATCACCGACGTCGAGCGCATGTTCCAGCTGTTGCAGCGGCCGCGCGAGATCGAGGACCTGCCCGACGCGCGTCCGCTCGCCGTGCGCGCCGGCGAGGTGCGCTTCGAGCACGTCGGTTTCGCCTACAACCCGGACCGGCCGATCCTGCATGACGTCAGCTTCGTCATCCCGGCCGGCAGGACGGTCGCCGCGGTGGGCTCCAGCGGGGCCGGCAAGTCGACGCTGGCGCGGCTGCTGTTCCGCTTCTACGACGTCGGCGCCGGCAGCATCCGCATCGACGGGCAGGACCTCCGCCACGTCACGCAGGACTCGCTGCGCGCGGCCATCGGCGTGGTGCCGCAGGACACGGTGCTGTTCAACGACAGCATCTACTACAACATCGCCTACGGGCGCCCCGACGCGACGCGCGAGGAAATCATCGAAGCCGCGCGCGCGGCGCACATCCTGCGCTTCATCGAGAGCCTGCCGCAGGGCTGGGACACCGTGGTCGGCGAGCGCGGCCTGAAGCTCTCCGGCGGCGAGAAGCAGCGCGTCGCGATCGCGCGCACGCTCCTCAAGAATCCGGCCATCCTGGTCCTCGACGAGGCGACCTCCGCGCTCGACACCCAGACCGAGAAGGCGATCCAGGCCGAGCTGCTGGAGATCGCGAGGAGCCGCACCAGCCTCATCATCGCGCACCGCCTGTCGACCGTCGTCGAGGCCGACGAGATCCTCGTCATGGAGGGTGGTCGCATCGTCGAGCGCGGGTGCCATCCCGAGCTGCTCGCGAAAAACGGCGTCTACGCGCACATGTGGGCGCTGCAGCAGCAGGCCGAGGAAGAACCCGCCTGA
- a CDS encoding MFS transporter, whose protein sequence is MAALLLQPGVRRREVWAWAMYDFANSGYTTVVITAVFSAYFVAVVAGNAPWATFAWTLALSVSYGLVMLTAPLVGAWADAHARKKRLLVLTTLGCVGFTVALYWAGPGALVLAIVALVLSNYFFGTGENLIAAFLPELARPRAMGRVSGWGWSLGYVGGLASLGACLAYINRAQAHGQQATAFVPATMLITAALFVLASLPTLFLLRERAVPQPGRPARNAWAQVRHTLGHLRQLPDLRRFLVCTVLYQAGIQAVITLAAIYAAQVFHFDTPHTILLVLVVNVTAAAGAFVFGHVQDRIGHVRAIAWTLIGWIAMVAIAWAAPDERMFWIAANLAGLCMGASQSAGRAMVGLLAPPAQQAEFFGLWGLAVKLASILGPLTYGAASWITRGDHRESLLVTGSYFVAGLWTLRGVRAGRGHRAARRFARVGA, encoded by the coding sequence ATGGCCGCGCTGCTGCTGCAGCCCGGCGTGCGCCGGCGCGAAGTCTGGGCGTGGGCGATGTACGACTTCGCCAACTCGGGCTACACGACGGTCGTCATCACGGCCGTGTTCAGCGCCTACTTCGTCGCCGTCGTCGCCGGCAATGCGCCGTGGGCGACCTTCGCCTGGACGCTCGCGCTGTCGGTGTCCTACGGCCTCGTGATGCTGACCGCGCCGCTCGTCGGCGCCTGGGCCGACGCCCACGCGCGCAAGAAGCGGCTGCTGGTGCTCACCACGCTCGGCTGCGTCGGCTTCACCGTCGCGCTGTACTGGGCCGGCCCCGGCGCACTCGTGCTGGCGATCGTCGCGCTGGTGCTGTCCAACTATTTCTTCGGCACCGGCGAGAACCTGATCGCGGCCTTCCTGCCGGAGCTCGCGCGCCCGCGCGCGATGGGGCGGGTGTCGGGCTGGGGCTGGTCGCTCGGCTACGTCGGCGGCCTGGCCTCGCTCGGCGCCTGCCTCGCCTACATCAACCGGGCGCAGGCGCACGGCCAGCAGGCCACTGCCTTCGTGCCGGCGACGATGCTGATCACCGCCGCGCTGTTCGTCCTGGCGAGCCTGCCCACGCTCTTCCTGCTGCGCGAACGCGCCGTCCCGCAGCCCGGGCGCCCCGCGCGCAACGCCTGGGCGCAGGTGCGCCACACGCTGGGCCACCTGCGCCAGCTGCCGGACCTGCGGCGTTTTCTCGTCTGCACCGTGCTGTACCAGGCGGGCATCCAGGCGGTCATCACGCTGGCGGCGATCTACGCCGCGCAGGTGTTCCACTTCGACACCCCGCACACCATCCTCCTGGTGCTGGTGGTCAACGTCACGGCGGCGGCCGGCGCCTTCGTGTTCGGCCATGTGCAGGACCGCATCGGCCATGTGCGCGCCATCGCCTGGACGCTGATCGGCTGGATCGCGATGGTGGCGATCGCCTGGGCCGCGCCCGACGAGCGCATGTTCTGGATCGCGGCCAACCTCGCCGGGCTCTGCATGGGGGCCTCGCAGTCGGCCGGGCGCGCGATGGTGGGACTGCTAGCGCCGCCGGCGCAGCAGGCCGAGTTCTTCGGCCTCTGGGGCCTCGCGGTCAAGCTCGCGTCCATCCTCGGCCCGCTGACCTACGGTGCCGCCAGCTGGATCACGCGCGGCGATCACCGCGAGTCGCTGCTCGTCACCGGCAGCTATTTCGTCGCCGGCCTGTGGACGCTGCGCGGCGTGCGTGCGGGTCGCGGCCACCGCGCCGCGCGGCGCTTCGCCCGCGTCGGGGCCTGA
- a CDS encoding GNAT family N-acetyltransferase, with protein MADFRIVATDWERDAARLGAVRRAVFIDEQGVPEELEWDAHDAVSLHFLALAADGHAVGCARLLPDGHIGRMAVLPPWRGRGIGRALLDAATAAARARGHRLLQLSAQAHATAFYAAAGFVAVGSAYEEAGIPHVAMQKVLA; from the coding sequence GTGGCGGACTTCCGCATCGTCGCGACCGACTGGGAACGGGACGCCGCGCGTCTCGGCGCGGTGCGGCGCGCGGTCTTCATCGACGAGCAGGGCGTGCCCGAGGAACTCGAATGGGACGCGCACGACGCCGTCTCGCTGCATTTCCTGGCGCTCGCAGCAGACGGCCACGCGGTCGGCTGTGCCCGCCTGCTGCCGGACGGACACATCGGCCGCATGGCGGTGCTGCCGCCCTGGCGCGGGCGCGGCATCGGCCGGGCGCTGCTGGATGCCGCGACGGCTGCGGCCCGCGCGCGCGGCCACCGCCTGCTGCAGCTCAGCGCGCAGGCCCACGCAACCGCGTTCTATGCAGCGGCCGGCTTCGTCGCCGTCGGCAGCGCATACGAGGAAGCCGGCATCCCTCACGTCGCGATGCAGAAGGTGCTGGCCTGA
- a CDS encoding NAD(P)/FAD-dependent oxidoreductase, which produces MTSTDPQGAGPASPTAEASRAPLRAAIVGAGVAGASCAGTLAAAGWDVEVFDKARGAGGRLSTRRTDHGWATLGTPFISAKREPFRSQLREWTRQGWVAPVRGTIWQGRATISWAEAQLQNHYRPTIEPSQLVRQLLGQARLHTKSRVAALQPRTLVMENGDLKGDYDCVICSVPSPQAIPMLDALPLLRERVSGVRYRPIWSFLMRWEGGPAADVIKFDDHLLNLAVRQPTNGPGVWSVYSSHEFAETYLEASVEEASTRAASALMGLLGLPWPVEVEASHLWRYARPHSEVGGFWVGDRENRVALIGDGIAGVGVERAWESGMRLAQALVQARDELLI; this is translated from the coding sequence ATGACATCAACCGACCCGCAGGGCGCAGGCCCTGCTTCCCCGACTGCCGAGGCATCGCGCGCGCCGCTCCGGGCCGCCATCGTCGGCGCCGGGGTCGCCGGCGCGAGCTGCGCCGGCACCTTGGCAGCGGCCGGCTGGGACGTCGAGGTATTCGACAAGGCGCGGGGCGCCGGCGGACGGCTGTCGACCCGCCGCACCGATCACGGATGGGCCACGCTCGGCACGCCCTTCATCTCCGCCAAGCGCGAACCGTTCCGCAGCCAGCTGCGCGAGTGGACTCGGCAGGGCTGGGTGGCGCCGGTCCGCGGCACCATCTGGCAGGGGCGCGCGACGATCTCCTGGGCCGAAGCGCAGTTGCAGAACCACTACCGGCCCACGATCGAGCCTTCGCAGCTGGTGCGCCAGCTGCTCGGCCAGGCCCGCCTGCACACCAAGTCGCGCGTCGCCGCGCTGCAGCCGCGCACGCTCGTGATGGAAAACGGCGACCTGAAAGGCGACTACGACTGCGTGATCTGCAGCGTGCCGAGTCCGCAGGCGATCCCCATGCTCGACGCGTTGCCGCTCCTGCGCGAGCGCGTGAGCGGCGTGCGCTACCGGCCGATCTGGTCCTTCCTGATGCGCTGGGAGGGCGGTCCCGCCGCCGACGTCATCAAGTTCGACGACCATCTGCTTAATCTGGCGGTACGCCAGCCCACCAACGGCCCCGGGGTGTGGTCGGTGTACAGCAGCCACGAATTCGCCGAGACCTATCTCGAGGCGTCGGTCGAGGAGGCCAGCACGCGGGCGGCTTCCGCGCTGATGGGTCTGCTGGGGTTGCCGTGGCCGGTCGAGGTCGAGGCGTCGCATCTATGGCGCTACGCGCGCCCGCACTCCGAGGTGGGGGGCTTCTGGGTCGGCGACCGCGAGAACCGGGTCGCACTGATCGGCGACGGCATCGCCGGCGTCGGCGTCGAGCGGGCATGGGAAAGCGGCATGCGCCTGGCGCAGGCGCTGGTGCAGGCGCGCGACGAACTGCTGATCTGA
- a CDS encoding diguanylate cyclase encodes MSGLPAETDRFTAELDAAVEAHMNWTRRILRCAVVRSTPGDDVLDPQAHALCHFGNWFMANRGQFEMLDAAAAGRVDAVHQAMHDAIRSICTRVMQGQPGSEADLETFEQSQGELIGLLARFKTLILSKAVQLDPLTQLPLRYGIENDFRLYQKEARRNRTQLYVAIIDVDHFKPINDTYGHPVGDRVLQQLAATLKAALRADEPLYRYGGEEFLWLLKCKSGAEARQSARRLLATVGTTPVPIDDEETLRLTVTLGLALAGEQEDLASVIKRADLALYEGKAAGRNRYVIAEG; translated from the coding sequence ATGTCCGGCCTGCCCGCTGAAACCGACCGCTTCACCGCCGAGCTCGACGCCGCCGTCGAGGCGCACATGAACTGGACGCGCCGCATCCTGCGCTGCGCCGTGGTGCGCTCGACCCCCGGCGACGACGTGCTCGATCCGCAGGCGCACGCGCTGTGCCATTTCGGCAACTGGTTCATGGCGAACCGGGGGCAGTTCGAGATGCTCGACGCGGCGGCCGCCGGACGCGTCGACGCCGTCCACCAGGCGATGCACGACGCCATCCGCTCGATCTGCACCCGGGTCATGCAGGGCCAGCCGGGCAGCGAGGCCGACCTGGAGACGTTCGAGCAGTCGCAGGGCGAGCTGATCGGGCTGCTCGCCCGCTTCAAGACCCTGATCCTGTCGAAGGCCGTCCAGCTCGACCCGCTCACGCAGCTGCCGCTGCGCTACGGCATCGAGAACGACTTCCGGCTCTACCAGAAGGAAGCACGCCGCAACCGCACGCAGCTGTATGTGGCGATCATCGACGTCGATCACTTCAAGCCGATCAACGACACCTACGGCCACCCGGTCGGCGACCGCGTGCTGCAGCAGCTCGCCGCCACGCTGAAGGCGGCGCTGCGCGCGGACGAGCCGCTCTACCGCTACGGCGGGGAGGAATTCCTCTGGCTGCTGAAATGCAAGTCGGGGGCCGAGGCGCGGCAATCGGCCCGCCGCCTGCTGGCGACCGTCGGCACCACGCCGGTGCCGATCGACGACGAGGAGACGCTGCGGCTGACCGTCACGCTCGGGCTTGCGCTGGCCGGCGAACAGGAAGACCTCGCGAGCGTGATCAAGCGCGCGGACCTCGCGCTCTACGAAGGCAAGGCGGCCGGCCGCAACCGCTACGTCATCGCCGAGGGCTGA